A section of the Saccharopolyspora gregorii genome encodes:
- a CDS encoding MlaE family ABC transporter permease yields MNSPGSSHRVPASAAFAQVGRLATLSWEVLRAVPRRPFQVREWVQQAWLFASVTILPTALVAIPFGAVIAMQLGSLTQQIGAQSFTGAASALSILQQASPLITALLVAGAGGSAVCADIGARTIREEIDAMEVLGVSVVHRLIVPRVLGAVFVALLLNGLVSVVGVAGGYFFNVVLQGGTPGAYLASFNALAQLPDLYVSELKALIYGFVAGVVAAYRGLHPAGGPKGVGDAVNQAVVITFLLLFAINLVITGIYLQLVPPKEL; encoded by the coding sequence GTGAACTCGCCCGGCTCCAGCCACCGCGTCCCCGCGAGCGCCGCGTTCGCCCAGGTCGGCAGGCTCGCCACGCTGTCCTGGGAAGTGCTGCGCGCCGTGCCCAGACGCCCGTTCCAGGTGCGGGAGTGGGTGCAGCAGGCGTGGCTGTTCGCGAGCGTCACCATCCTGCCGACCGCGCTGGTGGCCATCCCGTTCGGCGCGGTGATCGCCATGCAGCTCGGGTCGCTGACCCAGCAGATCGGCGCCCAGTCGTTCACCGGCGCGGCCAGCGCGCTGTCCATCCTGCAGCAGGCCAGCCCGTTGATCACCGCGCTGCTGGTGGCCGGGGCGGGCGGTTCGGCGGTGTGCGCGGACATCGGCGCCCGCACCATCCGCGAGGAGATCGACGCGATGGAAGTGCTCGGCGTCTCCGTGGTGCACCGGCTGATCGTGCCGCGCGTGCTCGGCGCCGTGTTCGTCGCGCTGCTGCTCAACGGGCTGGTCAGCGTGGTGGGCGTGGCCGGCGGCTACTTCTTCAACGTGGTGCTGCAGGGCGGCACGCCCGGCGCCTACCTGGCCAGCTTCAACGCGCTCGCGCAGCTGCCGGACCTCTACGTCAGCGAGCTCAAGGCGCTGATCTACGGGTTCGTGGCCGGGGTGGTCGCCGCCTACCGGGGCCTGCACCCGGCCGGCGGGCCGAAGGGCGTGGGCGACGCGGTGAACCAGGCCGTGGTGATCACCTTCCTGCTGCTGTTCGCGATCAACCTGGTGATCACCGGGATCTACCTGCAACTCGTTCCGCCGAAGGAGTTGTGA
- a CDS encoding glucose 1-dehydrogenase: protein MAGLRGKVAIITGAAGGQGAAAARRLVADGARVLLGDVADEAGRALAAELGADARFRHLDVTDEAAWDGAVAAAEDAFGPVDVLVNNAGVLHLAPLAETEPADFERVVRVNQFGAFLGMRAVQRSMRDGGSIINVSSVEGLAGMAGSIAYSASKFAVRGMTKVAALELGHRGIRVNSVHPGVIDTAMVRAQVGAALDDFAAARLALGRVGRPEEVANLVAFLASDDSSYCTGAEFVADGGATATHSLAR from the coding sequence AGGCGCGGCGGCGGCGCGGCGCCTCGTCGCGGACGGCGCGCGGGTGCTGCTCGGCGACGTCGCCGACGAGGCGGGGCGGGCGCTGGCCGCCGAGCTCGGGGCGGACGCCCGGTTCCGGCACCTCGACGTCACCGACGAGGCCGCGTGGGACGGTGCCGTCGCGGCCGCCGAGGACGCGTTCGGCCCGGTCGACGTGCTGGTGAACAACGCGGGCGTGCTGCACCTGGCGCCGCTGGCCGAGACCGAGCCCGCCGACTTCGAGCGGGTGGTGCGGGTCAACCAGTTCGGCGCCTTCCTCGGCATGCGGGCGGTGCAGCGGTCGATGCGCGACGGCGGTTCCATCATCAACGTGTCCTCTGTGGAGGGACTGGCCGGGATGGCCGGTTCGATCGCCTACTCGGCCAGCAAGTTCGCGGTGCGCGGCATGACGAAGGTGGCCGCGCTGGAGCTCGGCCACCGCGGCATCCGGGTCAACTCGGTGCACCCCGGCGTGATCGACACCGCGATGGTGCGCGCGCAGGTGGGCGCCGCGCTGGACGACTTCGCCGCCGCCCGGCTCGCCCTCGGCCGCGTCGGGCGGCCCGAGGAGGTCGCGAACCTGGTGGCGTTCCTGGCGAGCGACGACAGCTCTTACTGCACCGGCGCCGAGTTCGTCGCGGACGGAGGTGCCACCGCAACGCATTCCCTGGCCAGATGA
- a CDS encoding MlaE family ABC transporter permease, whose translation MVATEQYLPPPTPWRRRFALLFSRLGDALAGLGWQLAFYLRALALAPLTLRKYPRETGRLLTEVMFGSGALAVIGGTLGVMIGMTVCTGAIVGLQGYSSLDQLGTSALTGFIAAYFDTREVAPLSAGLALSATVGCGFTAQLGAMRISDEIDALEVMGVRTVPYLVTSRVLAGLAAVIPLYVVGLLGSYFASRQITVWFYGQSAGTYDHYFHLFLPPQDVLWSFGKVLVFSLVVILTHCYYGYTARGGPAGVGIAVGRAVRTSIVLVAVLDFFLSLAIWGSTTTVRIAG comes from the coding sequence ATGGTCGCGACCGAGCAGTACCTGCCGCCGCCGACGCCGTGGCGGCGCCGGTTCGCGCTGCTGTTCTCCCGCCTCGGCGACGCGCTCGCCGGGCTCGGGTGGCAGCTGGCGTTCTACCTGCGGGCGCTGGCGCTGGCGCCGCTGACGTTGCGCAAGTACCCGCGGGAGACGGGGCGGCTGCTCACCGAGGTGATGTTCGGCAGCGGCGCGCTCGCCGTCATCGGCGGCACGCTCGGCGTGATGATCGGGATGACGGTGTGCACCGGGGCGATCGTCGGGTTGCAGGGCTACTCCTCGCTGGACCAGCTCGGCACCTCCGCGCTGACCGGGTTCATCGCCGCCTACTTCGACACCCGCGAGGTCGCGCCGCTGTCGGCGGGCCTGGCGTTGTCGGCGACGGTCGGCTGCGGGTTCACCGCGCAGCTCGGCGCGATGCGCATCTCCGACGAGATCGACGCGCTCGAAGTGATGGGCGTGCGCACCGTGCCCTACCTGGTGACCAGCCGGGTGCTGGCCGGGCTCGCGGCGGTGATCCCGCTGTACGTGGTGGGGCTGCTCGGTTCCTACTTCGCGTCGCGGCAGATCACCGTGTGGTTCTACGGGCAGTCGGCGGGCACCTACGACCACTACTTCCACCTGTTCCTGCCGCCGCAGGACGTGCTGTGGTCGTTCGGGAAGGTGCTGGTGTTCAGCCTCGTGGTGATCTTGACGCACTGCTACTACGGCTACACCGCGCGCGGCGGGCCCGCGGGCGTGGGCATCGCGGTCGGGCGGGCGGTGCGCACCTCGATCGTGCTGGTGGCGGTGCTGGACTTCTTCCTGAGCCTGGCGATCTGGGGTTCGACCACGACCGTGCGGATCGCCGGATGA